In the genome of Bacteroidales bacterium, the window GTCCCTAAACCTGAATACCTTAGCGGTATGTTACACTATTTAAGTTCAACTTCCGCTCCAGCTTCTTCTAATTGTGATTTGATGGATTCAGCTTCTTCTTTAGAACAACCTTCTTTTACAGCTTTAGGAGCAGCATCAACTACTTCCTTAGCTTCTTTCAATCCAAGACCGGTTAATTCTTTTACCAATTTGACGATCTGCAATTTGGCGCCACCTGCTGATTTCAGGATTACATCAAAAGATGTCTTTTCTTCAGCGGCAGCTTCTCCACCACCTGCGGCGGGAGCAGCTACTGCTACAGCTGCAGCTGCAGGTTCAATTCCATACTCGTCTTTAAGCACTTGCGCTAACTCGTTTACTTCTTTAACGGTCAAGTTTACTAATTGTTCTGCTAACGCTTTAATGTCTGCCATTTTTATTATGATTTAATAAATTAAATTACTTTTTATTCTTTCTCCGATAATGTTTTCACCAAACCGGCAAGGAGATGTTTACCTGATTGGAGTGCCGAGATAACATTCTTGGCCGGTGATTGTAATAACATGATAACATCACCGATCAATTCTTCTTTCGACTTGATAGAGGCCAATACTTCCAACTGATTTTCACCCACATATACCGACTCTTCCACATAAGCGGCTTTTAAAGTCGGACGTTCGTGAGATTTACGGAATTCTTTGATTAATTTGGCCGGAGTACTGCCCTCAGTTGAGAACATTACTGACGTAGGAGTTTTTAACACTCCGAATAGTTCTTCATAATCACCATCTGCTTTTTCAAAGGCTTTTTTCAAAAGGGTATTTTTAGCTACCACTAATTTAATGCCTCTATCAAAACACAAACGGCGCAACGCACTGGTATCTGCAGCATTTAAACCTGAAATATCTGCAATATAGATATGAGGAAAACTGTTAATCTGTTCTACCAGGCTATCAATGATCTGTCCTTTTTCTTCTTTCTTCATGATTGATTGCTTAAGTATATAACAGTTTACTCTTCAATTGATTTAGGATCCACCTTCAGACCAGGACTCATTGTTGAAGAGAGGTAAATACTCTTCACATAAGTACCTTTTGCTGCAGCCGGCTTTAACTTGTTGATGGTGCTCATAAATTCTTTGGCATTATCAACAATTTTATCGGGCGTAAAGGACACCTTACCAATTGATGTGTGTACGATACCAAATTTGTCGACTTTAAAATCAATCTTACCCTGTTTCACCTCAGCAACTGCTTTACCGATCTCCATGGTTACCGTTCCGCTTTTAGGGTTCGGCATTAAACCACGAGGGCCCAACACACGTCCTAAAGCACCGATTTTTCCCATTACCGATGGCATGGTGATGATGACATCTATATCCGTCCAACCGCCTTTGATTTTGTCAATGTATTCGTCCAATCCCACATAATCGGCCCCGGCTTCTTTAGCCTCAGCTTCTTTATCAGGAGTACAAAGTACCAATACACGAACTTCTTTACCGGTACCATGAGGTAACGATACAACACCACGTACCATTTGATTCGATTTACGGGGATCAACGCCTAAACGAACGTCAATATCCACGGATGCATCAAATTTTTGTGTCGTGATGTCTTTAAGTAAGGCGGCAGCTTCTGACAAATTATATGTCTTTGCAGGGTCAATTTTTTCTAAAACTAACTTCCTGTTTTTTGTAAGTCTTGCCATTTTTTCTGTCAACTTTAATTATTTGGTGAAAGGAGAATCGCCTGTGACAGTGATTCCCATACTTCTGGCGGTTCCGGCAACCATTTTCATCGCCGATTCCAAAGTAAACGCATTCATATCCTGCATTTTGTCTTTAGCTATCGCTTCAACAACTTCCCAGGTTACCGATCCTATCTTTTTACGATTGGGTTCGGCAGAACCTGATTTTACTTTGGCAGCTTCGATTAATTGAACCGGTACCGGAGGGGTTTTGGTGATAAAATCAAAAGATTTATCTGCATACACTGTAATTATAACAGGTATCACCTTGCCCGCCATCGATTGCGTCCGGGCGTTGAACTGCTTGCAAAAATCCATGATATTCACTCCTTTTGCCCCTAACGCAGGGCCTACAGGAGGAGATGGATTCGCCGCACCACCCTTAATCTGCAATTTGATTAATCCAGCAACTTCTTTTGCCATAATTATTTTTATTCTTAGATGATTTTAATGGAACAACCGAATAATATGGAAGCTTATTCTGTTGTCCTATTTAAGGTGCGTAACATTCGTTAAATTTTCTCGACCTGTATAAAATTCAGTTCGAGAGGTGTCTGACGGCCGAAGATCTTCACCATTACCTTGAGTTTCTTCTGTTCCTCATTCACTTCTTCAATAATTCCGGAGAAACTGTTAAACGGTCCATCAATTACTTTCACTGCTTCTCCTACATAAAATGCCACTTCGAGTTCTTCATCGCTTGCAGCAAGTTCATCCACTTTACCTAAAATCCTGTTTACTTCCGACTGTCTCAGGGGAACAGGTATTTTTTTACGTGATCCGTCAATAACACGCTCTTCTTCCAGAAATCCCGATACACCCGGTACATTACGTAGCATATGTATCATTTCACCCTGAAGTTCAGCCTCTATCATAATATAACCGGGAAAGAATGTGCGTTCACGGCTCACTTTTTTCCCGTTTTTGATCTGATATACCTTTTCAGTAGGGATAAGTACCTGAGATACATAATCTGTCCATCCCATTGCTGCAATTTCACTTTCTATGTATTCTTTGGCTTTCTTTTCCTTTCCCCCTACGGTCCTCAGGACATACCATTTTTTCCCTGTTTCACTCATTGTTTCTTGTCAAAGGTATTAAAAGTGTTTGTACAGGAATTTAAACAAATGGTCAAAACTGAAATCCATGGCAAACACAATGAGTGCGATGATTAAGGAAGCGACCAATACAACAATCGAACTGCTCTGCAAGTCAGACCAGGTAGGCCAGCTAACTTTGTGTACCAATTCGGTGTATGTTTCCTTCAGGTATTTGGTTACTTTATTCATTTTTTGACGGCTTATTGGCAGGAGTGGAGAGATTCGAACTCCCATCAACGGTTTTGGAGACCGCTATTCTGCCCTTGAACTACACTCCTTTGTTTGAATATAAAGACTTTTAAGTTATATATATTGAGCTTCAGGCAGATCTTACACTACCGAAGCTCAATATCATACACTTATTTTGAAATCTTATTCAACAATTTCAACTACCTGTCCGGCACCTACTGTACGGCCACCTTCACGGATTGCAAAACGCAAACCTTGGTTGATAGCTACAGGGTAAATCAATTCTACGGTAATGGTTACGTTATCACCTGGCATTACCATTTCACGGCCTTCAGGTAAAGTAATTTCACCGGTTACGTCCAATGTACGTAAATAGAATTGAGGACGATATTTATTGTGGAAAGGAGTGTGACGACCACCTTCTTCT includes:
- the rplA gene encoding 50S ribosomal protein L1; this translates as MARLTKNRKLVLEKIDPAKTYNLSEAAALLKDITTQKFDASVDIDVRLGVDPRKSNQMVRGVVSLPHGTGKEVRVLVLCTPDKEAEAKEAGADYVGLDEYIDKIKGGWTDIDVIITMPSVMGKIGALGRVLGPRGLMPNPKSGTVTMEIGKAVAEVKQGKIDFKVDKFGIVHTSIGKVSFTPDKIVDNAKEFMSTINKLKPAAAKGTYVKSIYLSSTMSPGLKVDPKSIEE
- the rplK gene encoding 50S ribosomal protein L11; the encoded protein is MAKEVAGLIKLQIKGGAANPSPPVGPALGAKGVNIMDFCKQFNARTQSMAGKVIPVIITVYADKSFDFITKTPPVPVQLIEAAKVKSGSAEPNRKKIGSVTWEVVEAIAKDKMQDMNAFTLESAMKMVAGTARSMGITVTGDSPFTK
- the secE gene encoding preprotein translocase subunit SecE codes for the protein MNKVTKYLKETYTELVHKVSWPTWSDLQSSSIVVLVASLIIALIVFAMDFSFDHLFKFLYKHF
- the rplL gene encoding 50S ribosomal protein L7/L12, giving the protein MADIKALAEQLVNLTVKEVNELAQVLKDEYGIEPAAAAVAVAAPAAGGGEAAAEEKTSFDVILKSAGGAKLQIVKLVKELTGLGLKEAKEVVDAAPKAVKEGCSKEEAESIKSQLEEAGAEVELK
- the rplJ gene encoding 50S ribosomal protein L10 — protein: MKKEEKGQIIDSLVEQINSFPHIYIADISGLNAADTSALRRLCFDRGIKLVVAKNTLLKKAFEKADGDYEELFGVLKTPTSVMFSTEGSTPAKLIKEFRKSHERPTLKAAYVEESVYVGENQLEVLASIKSKEELIGDVIMLLQSPAKNVISALQSGKHLLAGLVKTLSEKE
- the nusG gene encoding transcription termination/antitermination protein NusG, with translation MSETGKKWYVLRTVGGKEKKAKEYIESEIAAMGWTDYVSQVLIPTEKVYQIKNGKKVSRERTFFPGYIMIEAELQGEMIHMLRNVPGVSGFLEEERVIDGSRKKIPVPLRQSEVNRILGKVDELAASDEELEVAFYVGEAVKVIDGPFNSFSGIIEEVNEEQKKLKVMVKIFGRQTPLELNFIQVEKI